The Osmia bicornis bicornis chromosome 16, iOsmBic2.1, whole genome shotgun sequence genome includes the window TCCAACTTTTAATTTCTAGCCACAAAAAAATTGCCTCGGTTATTCCTTTGTTTCCCTATGTCGTGCGAGTGATTTCCCGTTCTCACGGTCACTGTCACCGGCGAACgcttaattttcttcttcttccggCTCCCTAGAAGACAGACTCAATTTCTCAAACTCTGTACCACGTTTAATCACTCACCCTGTCGTCGATAGCTGCCCAGTCTCGATGAGAAAACAGGTGTCCGCTGTTCCAGAGAAACTCGCGCTGTTTACTCGTGTTTGTTCCAGTGACGGGAATCATGCAACGACAGAAAGAAGTGATACACCGCGTGACGGAATCAGCCTCGAGCCTCAGTATGTGAGACTTTGATCCAACCAACCCTTTGCAACCCTGGTTTTCAAACTCCGCTCTTAATTGAATGATCgctaagaataattaattatagcCGCTCAtcaattaatgaattaatctTCCATACTTTTTAGAATGCCCTCATTTTTTCAGGATCATGCTTCTACAAAATGCCTGATGATCGGTACCGAGTTTGAAAGCCTGGGTTTTGAGGAAAGCTTCTCGTAGGCGGATTTCAATGGACTAATTggatggaatcatcgtggaatgatcacGATTGCGAAGCTTCTTCTCTGCAAGAGTTGCTCTAACCTGCGGGTCACTAATGTCATGCGCACACTTGAATCCAACTTGCTGGTGAAACTGATCGCTTCCCACCTCACAAGAAAAAGATttgctatttttattttttgtttgtcATGAATAGTATTATTGCATATGCATTTGAAATCCAATTAATTGGAGCAAATAAATCGGAAAAAAATGACACGCCCAGAAGGAGATTCGAACCCGGGCATTCTGCGTGCGAGTCGGATACGTTACCAACTCACCCAAACACTTCTTgccaaaatttttaattaaatctgtATTTCCAGTGCAAAATGAAACTTCAAATAGAAATATCTAAAAAACTATTGAGTATCTACGCCTATAATGGTATATATTCGCAAACAGAAGAACAAAATCTATAAGTGTACTAAGTTTCTCCTTGTGAGTCGCGAATGATATTAACATTAATAAAGGATGTTGAGCAATAATTTATTGAACGTACTGTCTGGGCGATTATATTAGAGAGAATCTTTCACCAGCAAGCTGtcatttcttttccattcAACTATCACTGAATATTAACCCTCTATTGTCATGAAAtaagtaatatttatttttattcataagtTCCCACTTGGATACTAATTAATTACTAAGTACCAAAATCAACTTAATTTACTATAGAACATTTGAAACTTAAGTTCCCAATTGGGAACGGAATGCGATAGAGGGTTGATTAATATGACAGTGATATCTTgtagtcgacctcattaacatattttttgcttaataattcagaGGATAAAAGGTTCACCCTTTTCTGAGATGAACTAAGTTCCTTGGTCTTGAATGCATGCTGGCAGAGCGTTggtattaaaaagaaaagggacaGAAGTTGCAGGGAGCTATGTTGAAAAGATTATTATCCAAGCGGTGAAAGCCTAAAAGCAATCATTTTCAGTAGACAGCTAATCGAACACGCTATTCTAACTGAAAATTACCAAGCAAACCATTTACATCGGCTCTCACCGCATTTTCCATTTCCACAGCAACTGGGAGCGCATCTGAAACCCATCGCTGCGTCCACCAGCACCTGTGCGCTAGACCGCTTTTCCACGGACAATCGCAGTCGCGAACGCGACCCGGGGGGAGCCTAGAAGAGAAAATAGGAAGTGAAACGTGATGTTTGTTGTTTTTCCAGTCTCAAACGCGGTGGAGAAGCCGAGGAACCTGTTGATCAACGCGACCCGAGTCACCACCGGCTACAGTAAGTAGAACCGAAACGTCGGGCAAGGTTGATTTTCTTAACGTTGGACTAATCGCTCGAGTGGATAGTCGACAGCGCAGCATCCAAAGGTCTCGAGTTCAAACTGAGGCGAATCGTGGAGAAGTTTCGTGCCAGGATGCCGTACGGGATACCTGAACTTGACATCCCACCTATGGAGCCATTGCAACTTGATGAAGTTCATATTAATATAGACAATCCGGAAATTGGCATGTAAGTTTATACACACTGGTGGAATTTATTCTGGAcagtttgaataaaaatattctttatttcatgtttctgcagaaaatgtatattctgctatgctaaatttatactgtaatatttttattgtaatcaCAATCACAGTGTTGAAATTgtcatttttattgtatattaaaagtatGGCTGTAAACGCCCTAAAATTAGAAagcaaaataatttgaataaaagtaacaattttaaagtgtccagaattaattccactagtGTACCTGAACAAGTTACTTCAATTTAATCCCctattaattataaatgcaAAGCTGTTGCTATTATGGCTAAATGTTTGAGAAGTAATACAGTGTAAAATAGAAgttgtattataaataatagagCTACAATTCTGTGAAACGTTGGAGGATTATATTAATCATAATAATAGCTCCACTTGATGAACCAATCTCCCTTAAAAGCCAGAAAAGTTACAACgagtttttaataaaaaattcaggAACATTTCAGCATTTCTTGGTTGTAGAAGAAGCCTGAAAACCTTCACCGAGGTTCAGTAAGAAGCAAGTACTTACCAAAGAATCTTTGGAAACAATTCTTAATGGAAGAGGAACGTCTGAAAGTCGGTGAAGAAACGAATTGCATAATACTTTAACGAACGATTGCTCAGGGAAGTTAGCCACTCCTGAATAAGCTGgggaagaaatgaaattgacTTCCGGGAACTGATGCAATCTAAATATTCGGGGAGGAGAAAAGGACCTGGTTAATTTAATTCCATCTTTCATTTTCCAGGATGTCCTTGATCATCGAAGATCTGGTGGTGCATAATCTGTCCACCTTCGTGACCAACGAGGCAAAGTTGTCTTTGCTCGGACCCACCATTGATCTGAACCTCACCGTTCCAAAAATCTATGCCGAAGGCTACTACAACATATCTGGACTCCTCGGCGGTATGGTCCACCTTCACGGTGCTGGCTCCTTCCAAGCAAACATCTACAATTTCATGCTCTACGTGCACACTGTGCTCGGTTACTCCAGAGGTGTCTACTTGAAGACGTTCGACGTCGACTTTTGGTTAACGTCCATGCATGTCAATTTGGAAAACTTCATGGGGGACAAAGAGTTAGCTAACCTGATGAGCAAGGTAGAGGAAACTGTTTCAAGTTGCAGGTTTGGTTTTGGTCCCACGCTTGCCCGGGCACCCCTAGCCCAGGCCTGGTCAAGTAGGGGGAAACCACTCCTGAAACTCATGTTTCCGGttccccttccaacgctgctccttcaagtaagatggaACGGTTCCGACTACCGTCTCTCCGTGGAGACAGTAGGAAATATGCTTTtcctaatatttttaactctAAGCACCCCAAgcatacagggtgatcctctcgctagaggacacaaaggaacactGGCGACAATGGACCCCATGACCGCACCCTAAAGAGGTCCGTATTGTCACGTGCCACCGGGGACCTACTCGGGCCAAGACGACTCTGTGTGTCTtcatggtgcggtcaaggggttcattgtcgccagttcctttgtgccctctagcgagaggatcaccctgtattcCCTAGCGGCGGTACTGCCTCCTTGGAGAGAGGGTAGTCGGAAccgtcccatcttacttgaaggagcagcaTTGGAGGGGGAACCGgaacatgtgttccaggagtggTTTTCCCCTATTTGACCAGGCCTCCCCTGGCCGAAGAGTGCGAAAAGTATTTCCCCTcctacaaataaaaaaaaaaaaaaggagaattGATTTTGTACGCACACGTTTAATTGTAGGTCTTCCAAGATCTGACACCGAAGGTAGTGGACATTATTAAACCAGACGTGCTTCCGGGTATAAGGGACGACATTGGAGGCAGAATTAACGAGACCATTCATAATCTCACCATGAGGGATGTAATTACCGTCCTCGTTGGACACAATGACATTCGAGACTTGGTACACTTGGTGCCCTAAAACTACGATAATATTTGCTGAATGAAATCCTAGATTTAAATCTTCCCAGTTATGTTTTGAGGGGAAGGTAATTTATTTCATGGAAGAAAGCTGGTgaataaaaatgcaattttcttttttaaattcttttgtctctggaatgaatgaaatatGAGGCGTTCTATTTTGGGCTATGATTACGCAccattaataaaataattttacccAGATTTATTTTGTAAGAAATCAGTGAAATGTTTAGACACACTGGAGATTGAAGATATAGAGAATAAAATGAAGCAAACGTCTGGCAGAGTTGGATTCAATGAACTCCAGTAGACAGACAAGGTGTCGAGTTCTAATGTTTAATTCATTGATTCGCATGACAGCCAAGCTGGTACGCAGAGACCAGTCCTTGAATTCAAATTCCGTTTTACGATCCCACTCGTTTAACAATAATTGCTCCAATTCATTAACCAAACGACCATTAACTTCATGAGCCAAGTTTTATTGCAATAAAACGTTGCAATTTAAGGCAGAGTGATAAACAAGCTACCAATTGATCAAGATAattctttcaaaaattttaattaatcatgaCTTGGGAGTTtcatgtttatttatttatttattaagagATTAGATGAGATACCATGTAAGCACAGACAAAAATCAACTGAAAGTAGGTATCtgtttaataattcatttaattatcaatattCTTGCCTGATCAACCTTGGCCAAACACAGGTGTCCTTCAGAAAGTAACAGCAGTCGATTGTTGTCGTTCATTTATCTTCTTTCCAGTGTGCTCTGGAGATTCGAATGATAATCAGAAAATTGTTTACCAAGAAAGAATTTCTATGGCTAACTAGATAAAGCGAACGAGTACCACCCATCGAAAcgattcatttttatcaagCCAGACCCCTCTTCAGCCAGAAAGTGAGATTGGACAACTGGAAAAACTGCGCAGTTCTATGCCATTCGATTATCAGTATTAAATGGCGATAAAGTCCGCTTCAGATGGAAGATAGCCAGATTATGCGTGCCTTTATCAATTCAATTAGACAGATTAATCAATGATGCTGTCAAACATTCTTCTCTCTAAGCCTGGGTGCCATCGATCAAGTGACAACAGTAAAATTATGATGATAAATACTTATGTCACTATTACCCTTCTTTCACCATTGCAATGCCCCAGTGCAGGGGTGTGCAATTGTTTTGGCTCCAGGGCCACTTTGTGGAAGTGGATGTTAGCAGAGGGCCACACCTTTTAAAACGATTGCATTCATTAACTTTTCATTTCAGAAAGGTATAAATTGTACcataaaatcaataaatatgaatgaaataaaacagTGGCAATTTTATTGGAAATCTGTCTTGGGGGGCCGCATGTGGCCACCTCTGCCCCAGTGCTACTTTACTTCATCAGTTATATTACCAACGTTTAAATAATAG containing:
- the LOC114879758 gene encoding uncharacterized protein LOC114879758 isoform X1; translated protein: MRFHLDRGMILLIALALQAVSSNSDEPVPSIFDGIGNVANSATNLLTGIMQRQKEVIHRVTESASSLISNAVEKPRNLLINATRVTTGYIDSAASKGLEFKLRRIVEKFRARMPYGIPELDIPPMEPLQLDEVHINIDNPEIGMMSLIIEDLVVHNLSTFVTNEAKLSLLGPTIDLNLTVPKIYAEGYYNISGLLGGMVHLHGAGSFQANIYNFMLYVHTVLGYSRGVYLKTFDVDFWLTSMHVNLENFMGDKELANLMSKVFQDLTPKVVDIIKPDVLPGIRDDIGGRINETIHNLTMRDVITVLVGHNDIRDLVHLVP
- the LOC114879758 gene encoding uncharacterized protein LOC114879758 isoform X2; the encoded protein is MRFHLDRGMILLIALALQAVSSNSDEPVPSIFDGIGNVANSATNLLSNAVEKPRNLLINATRVTTGYIDSAASKGLEFKLRRIVEKFRARMPYGIPELDIPPMEPLQLDEVHINIDNPEIGMMSLIIEDLVVHNLSTFVTNEAKLSLLGPTIDLNLTVPKIYAEGYYNISGLLGGMVHLHGAGSFQANIYNFMLYVHTVLGYSRGVYLKTFDVDFWLTSMHVNLENFMGDKELANLMSKVFQDLTPKVVDIIKPDVLPGIRDDIGGRINETIHNLTMRDVITVLVGHNDIRDLVHLVP